A window of the Synechococcus sp. M16.1 genome harbors these coding sequences:
- the cysE gene encoding serine O-acetyltransferase: MFDHIRADLAIIRERDPAARGWLEIVCCYPGFQAISLHRISHRLWSCHLPLKLAARCLSQVGRALTGIEIHPGARIGHSVFIDHGMGVVIGETAEIGNRCLLYQGVTLGGTGKEHGKRHPTLAENVVVGAGAKVLGAITIGTNTRIGAGSVVVRDVESDCTVVGIPGRVIHQSGVRINPLAHSALPDAEANVIRNLMERIDELESTVGNLQRCLREVADGRALREVCRGEAQNLKDREILEFLGDS, from the coding sequence ATGTTTGATCACATCCGTGCCGACCTCGCGATCATCCGCGAGCGTGATCCTGCTGCTCGCGGTTGGCTGGAAATCGTGTGCTGCTATCCCGGCTTCCAGGCGATCAGCCTGCACCGCATCAGTCATCGGCTTTGGAGCTGCCACCTGCCGCTGAAGCTGGCGGCCCGTTGCCTCAGCCAGGTCGGCCGTGCCCTCACCGGCATTGAAATTCACCCCGGCGCCAGGATCGGCCACAGCGTGTTCATCGACCACGGCATGGGGGTGGTGATCGGCGAAACCGCCGAAATCGGCAACCGTTGCCTGCTCTACCAAGGGGTAACCCTGGGAGGCACAGGCAAGGAACATGGGAAGCGCCACCCCACCCTCGCCGAAAATGTGGTGGTGGGCGCAGGGGCCAAGGTGCTGGGAGCGATCACGATCGGCACCAACACCCGCATCGGCGCTGGCTCCGTGGTGGTGCGCGATGTGGAAAGCGACTGCACCGTTGTGGGCATCCCCGGCCGGGTGATCCACCAGAGTGGCGTGCGAATCAACCCACTGGCCCACTCGGCCCTGCCGGACGCCGAAGCCAACGTGATCCGCAACCTGATGGAGCGGATTGATGAACTTGAAAGCACCGTGGGGAACCTGCAGCGCTGCCTGCGGGAGGTGGCAGATGGCCGGGCGCTGCGCGAGGTGTGTCGCGGTGAGGCGCAGAACCTTAAAGATCGAGAAATCCTGGAATTCCTCGGAGACTCATGA
- a CDS encoding GntR family transcriptional regulator encodes MRFHIQQESDIPASTQLYNQICFAIAARHYPPGHRLPSTRQLAMQTGLHRNTISKVYRQLETDGVVEAMAGSGIYVRDQQKPREIKTPPHIRNRGVTDLDREVRKCVDGLLNAGCTLQQTRELLTREIDWRLRCGARVLVSTPREDIGASMLIAEELEPCLDVPVEVVPMEELESVLENSSNGTVVTSRYFLQPVEELAKKHSVRAVAVDLNDFRQELAMLKELRPGSCVGLVSISPGILRAAEVILHSMRGNELLLMTATPDVGSRLLALLRASSHVLCDRPSLPLVEQSLRQNRSQLMRMPQVHCAESYLSTDTIDLLRKEIGLQIPAAAS; translated from the coding sequence GTGCGATTCCATATCCAACAGGAAAGCGACATTCCGGCGTCGACGCAGCTTTACAACCAGATCTGCTTCGCCATCGCAGCGCGGCACTACCCGCCGGGGCATCGCTTGCCCAGCACCCGGCAGCTGGCAATGCAAACGGGATTGCACCGCAACACGATCAGCAAGGTATACCGCCAACTGGAAACCGATGGCGTGGTGGAAGCCATGGCCGGCTCTGGCATCTACGTGCGCGACCAGCAAAAGCCCCGGGAAATCAAGACGCCGCCGCACATACGCAATCGAGGCGTCACCGATCTCGACCGGGAAGTGCGCAAATGTGTGGATGGCCTGCTCAATGCCGGCTGCACCCTTCAGCAGACCCGGGAACTGCTAACCCGGGAGATCGATTGGCGCCTTCGCTGTGGCGCCCGCGTACTGGTCAGCACCCCCAGAGAAGACATCGGTGCCTCAATGCTGATCGCCGAGGAACTGGAACCCTGCCTGGATGTGCCGGTCGAAGTGGTGCCAATGGAGGAGCTGGAGAGCGTGCTGGAAAACTCCAGCAACGGAACCGTGGTGACCAGCCGCTATTTCCTTCAGCCTGTGGAAGAGCTGGCAAAAAAGCACAGCGTTCGGGCGGTGGCTGTTGACCTCAACGACTTCCGCCAAGAGCTGGCCATGCTGAAGGAACTGCGCCCCGGCAGCTGTGTGGGCCTGGTGAGCATCAGCCCCGGCATCCTGCGGGCCGCTGAGGTGATCCTCCACTCGATGCGGGGCAACGAATTGCTGCTGATGACCGCCACCCCGGATGTGGGCAGCCGCCTGCTGGCCCTGCTGCGGGCCTCGAGCCACGTGCTCTGTGATCGACCGAGCCTGCCCTTGGTGGAACAGAGCCTGCGCCAGAACCGCTCCCAACTGATGCGCATGCCCCAGGTGCATTGCGCCGAGAGCTACCTGAGCACCGATACGATCGATCTACTCCGCAAGGAGATCGGCCTGCAGATCCCGGCGGCCGCCAGCTGA